Proteins co-encoded in one Maylandia zebra isolate NMK-2024a linkage group LG16, Mzebra_GT3a, whole genome shotgun sequence genomic window:
- the LOC112436119 gene encoding lysosomal cholesterol signaling protein, with product MNPKTRPCLRLTPHQEIKVSVRVGASPQTASLSKWRSSNRLQTDKWPVMCLLLTVSLLANLSSCVWLLFNHNPGRLYLELLFFCAVVNYGQGLLSFALFGLDKHLILLPVKRLYSLWYGKQEEQPQSDLSEEIRMTCTQFTKYHKQQCFHDIVKKRRCGKKTMVDCFLGCELVEWLLQVGLAQDRGEAVLYGTRLQEGGVLQHIKQEYSSQDSPLYYRFMA from the exons ATGAACCCGAAAACCAGACCGTGTTTGAGACTGACCCCCCACCAAGAGATCAAG GTCAGTGTGAGAGTGGGTGCGAGTCCACAGACTGCCTCCTTGTCCAAGTGGAGGAGCTCCAACAGGTTGCAGACAGACAAGTGGCCCGTCATGTGTCTGCTTCTGACTGTCAGCCTGCTTGCT AATTTGTCCAGCTGCGTGTGGCTGCTCTTTAACCACAATCCTGGTAGACTCTACTTGGAGTTGCTCTTCTTTTGTGCTGTGGTCAACTATGGACAG GGACTTCTCTCCTTTGCTCTTTTTGGGCTGgacaaacatttgattttactGCCAGTTAAGAG ATTATACAGTCTGTGGTATGGAAAACAAGAAGAGCAGCCACAGAGTGATTTATCTGAGGAGATCAGGATGACCTGCACCCAGTTCACCAAATACCACAAGCAGCAGTGTTTTCATGACATCGTTAAAAAGAGAAG GTGTGGAAAGAAGACTATggtggactgttttcttggctgtgAACTTGTTGAGTGGCTTCTGCAGGTTGGTTTAGCTCAGGACCGTGGCGAGGCAGTACTCTACGGGACACGGTTACAAGAGGGTGGTGTGCTCCAGCACATCAAGCAGGAATACAGCTCCCAAGATAGTCCGCTGTATTATCGCTTCATGGCATAA
- the scrn3 gene encoding secernin-3 isoform X1: protein MRPSSCDTFVALPPSTEGQRIIFGKNSDRPCDEVQEVVYFPATDYAAGEKVECTYIEIEQVAHTYAVVLSRPAWLWGAEMGANEHQVCIGNEAVWGRQSADGEEALLGMDLVRLGLERADTAENAVTVITELLEKYGQGGSCMEDESSFTYHNSFLISDRKEAWLLETSGKYWAAERVEGGYRNISNQYGITIKIDKEHPEMRAYAQSKGWWDGKTEFNFATVYSFMTTARIEASGSRYCEGKKLLEKSNGHITAETMMDILRDKDSGINMEGMFMTTGSMVSVIPTDPDLPGVHYFTATPDPERSVFKPFIFVKNLHPLKETSSPSYGLDDPVKKKPRFQSKPDRKHELFVKHELVAAIIESHKDRGRKITEGMRQLEKEMIKEMEEHLLHGVESPDFLVNLFSSSIQRELSVYSQK, encoded by the exons ATGCGCCCATCTTCGTGTGACACCTTTGTGGCTCTGCCCCCATCCACTGAGGGACAGCGCATCATTTTTGGGAAAAACTCTGACAGGCCTTGCGATGAAGTCCAGGAGGTTGTGTATTTTCCTGCCACAGACTATGCTGCAGGGGAGAAGGTTGAG TGCACATATATAGAGATTGAGCAGGTCGCCCACACTTATGCAGTTGTATTGAGCAGACCAGCATGGCTGTGGGGGGCAGAGATGGGTGCAAATGAGCATCAAGTGTGCATTGGAAATGAAGCAGTGTGGGGCCGACAGAGTGCAGATGGCGAGGAGGCTCTCCTCGGCATGGATCTCGTCAG GCTTGGACTTGAGAGAGCTGATACAGCTGAGAACGCAGTGACCGTTATCACCGAGCTGCTGGAGAAGTACGGTCAGGGAGGATCGTGCATGGAGGATGAAAGTAGCTTCACCTACCACAACAGCTTCCTCATCTCAGACAGGAAGGAAGCATGGCTCCTGGAAACGTCAGGAAAGTACTGGGCAGCAGAAAGAGTCGAAG GTGGATATCGCAACATCTCAAACCAGTATGGCATCACCATTAAGATAGACAAGGAGCATCCTGAAATGAGGGCGTATGCCCAAAGTAAGGGCTGGTGGGATGGGAAGACTGAGTTCAACTTTGCCACGGTCTACTCCTTTATGACTACAGCCAGAATAGAAGCCTCTGGGAGCCGATACTGTGAGGGGAAGAAGTTGTTGGAAAAGAGCAACG GTCATATCACAGCAGAGACAATGATGGATATCCTGAGGGATAAAGATAGTGGCATCAACATGGAAGGCATGTTCATGACCACAGGAAGTATGGTCTCTGTGATACCCACGGATCCCGATCTGCCAGGGGTTCACTATTTTACAGCAACTCCAGATCCTGAAAG GTCTGTATTCAAACCGTTCATTTTCGTGAAAAACCTTCACCCGTTAAAGGAGACGTCTTCCCCGAGTTACGGCCTAGATGACCCTGTGAAGAAGAAACCCCGCTTCCAGAGCAAGCCTGACCGCAAGCACGAGTTGTTTGTCAAACATGAACTGGTGGCTGCCATCATTGAGTCCCACAAG GACAGAGGAAGGAAGATCACAGAAGGTATGAGGCAGCTGGAGAAGGAGATGATAAAAGAGATGGAGGAACATCTTTTACATGGTGTTGAGAGCCCAGATTTTCTGGTGAACTTGTTTTCAAGTTCTATCCAGAGGGAGCTTTCTGTTTACAGCCAAAAATGA
- the scrn3 gene encoding secernin-3 isoform X2: MRPSSCDTFVALPPSTEGQRIIFGKNSDRPCDEVQEVVYFPATDYAAGEKVECTYIEIEQVAHTYAVVLSRPAWLWGAEMGANEHQVCIGNEAVWGRQSADGEEALLGMDLVRLGLERADTAENAVTVITELLEKYGQGGSCMEDESSFTYHNSFLISDRKEAWLLETSGKYWAAERVEGGYRNISNQYGITIKIDKEHPEMRAYAQSKGWWDGKTEFNFATVYSFMTTARIEASGSRYCEGKKLLEKSNAETMMDILRDKDSGINMEGMFMTTGSMVSVIPTDPDLPGVHYFTATPDPERSVFKPFIFVKNLHPLKETSSPSYGLDDPVKKKPRFQSKPDRKHELFVKHELVAAIIESHKDRGRKITEGMRQLEKEMIKEMEEHLLHGVESPDFLVNLFSSSIQRELSVYSQK, encoded by the exons ATGCGCCCATCTTCGTGTGACACCTTTGTGGCTCTGCCCCCATCCACTGAGGGACAGCGCATCATTTTTGGGAAAAACTCTGACAGGCCTTGCGATGAAGTCCAGGAGGTTGTGTATTTTCCTGCCACAGACTATGCTGCAGGGGAGAAGGTTGAG TGCACATATATAGAGATTGAGCAGGTCGCCCACACTTATGCAGTTGTATTGAGCAGACCAGCATGGCTGTGGGGGGCAGAGATGGGTGCAAATGAGCATCAAGTGTGCATTGGAAATGAAGCAGTGTGGGGCCGACAGAGTGCAGATGGCGAGGAGGCTCTCCTCGGCATGGATCTCGTCAG GCTTGGACTTGAGAGAGCTGATACAGCTGAGAACGCAGTGACCGTTATCACCGAGCTGCTGGAGAAGTACGGTCAGGGAGGATCGTGCATGGAGGATGAAAGTAGCTTCACCTACCACAACAGCTTCCTCATCTCAGACAGGAAGGAAGCATGGCTCCTGGAAACGTCAGGAAAGTACTGGGCAGCAGAAAGAGTCGAAG GTGGATATCGCAACATCTCAAACCAGTATGGCATCACCATTAAGATAGACAAGGAGCATCCTGAAATGAGGGCGTATGCCCAAAGTAAGGGCTGGTGGGATGGGAAGACTGAGTTCAACTTTGCCACGGTCTACTCCTTTATGACTACAGCCAGAATAGAAGCCTCTGGGAGCCGATACTGTGAGGGGAAGAAGTTGTTGGAAAAGAGCAACG CAGAGACAATGATGGATATCCTGAGGGATAAAGATAGTGGCATCAACATGGAAGGCATGTTCATGACCACAGGAAGTATGGTCTCTGTGATACCCACGGATCCCGATCTGCCAGGGGTTCACTATTTTACAGCAACTCCAGATCCTGAAAG GTCTGTATTCAAACCGTTCATTTTCGTGAAAAACCTTCACCCGTTAAAGGAGACGTCTTCCCCGAGTTACGGCCTAGATGACCCTGTGAAGAAGAAACCCCGCTTCCAGAGCAAGCCTGACCGCAAGCACGAGTTGTTTGTCAAACATGAACTGGTGGCTGCCATCATTGAGTCCCACAAG GACAGAGGAAGGAAGATCACAGAAGGTATGAGGCAGCTGGAGAAGGAGATGATAAAAGAGATGGAGGAACATCTTTTACATGGTGTTGAGAGCCCAGATTTTCTGGTGAACTTGTTTTCAAGTTCTATCCAGAGGGAGCTTTCTGTTTACAGCCAAAAATGA